A window of the Branchiibius hedensis genome harbors these coding sequences:
- a CDS encoding thymidine phosphorylase, with translation MAEGFDAVDVIRTKRDGGTLSDGQIDWVIDAYTRGVVADEQMSALAMAILLRGMTRAEIARWTAAMIATGERMSFAQLGKPTADKHSTGGVGDKITLPLAPLVAAFGVAVPQLSGRGLGHTGGTLDKLESIAGWRASLSNEEMMAQLADVGAVICAAGSGLAPADKKLYALRDVTGTVESIPLIASSIMSKKIAEGTGALVLDVKVGSGAFMKTQTDAAELAQTMVALGTDAGVKTVALLTDMSTPLGLTAGNALEVAESVEVLAGGGPADVVELTVALAREMLQAAGVDEDPAPALVDGRAMDVWRRMIAAQGGSPDAPLPVARESHVVTAPSSGTLTRLDALAVGVAAWRLGAGRARKEDVVQAGAGVVIHAKPGDPVTSGQPLLTLYTDEPDRFARALEALDGSFDISADSAFTPPPLILERYA, from the coding sequence ATGGCTGAGGGATTCGACGCGGTTGACGTCATCCGCACCAAACGCGACGGCGGGACGCTGTCGGACGGGCAGATCGACTGGGTGATCGACGCCTACACCCGTGGTGTGGTGGCCGACGAGCAGATGTCGGCGCTGGCCATGGCGATCCTGTTGCGGGGGATGACCCGTGCCGAGATCGCGCGGTGGACCGCCGCGATGATCGCGACCGGTGAGCGGATGTCCTTCGCGCAGTTGGGCAAACCGACCGCCGACAAACACTCCACGGGTGGCGTGGGTGACAAGATCACGCTGCCCCTGGCGCCGCTGGTGGCAGCCTTCGGAGTGGCCGTTCCGCAGTTGTCCGGCCGCGGCCTGGGGCACACCGGGGGCACGCTGGACAAGCTGGAATCCATTGCGGGCTGGCGTGCTTCGCTGTCCAACGAGGAGATGATGGCCCAACTGGCCGACGTGGGCGCGGTCATCTGTGCCGCAGGCTCCGGCCTCGCACCGGCCGACAAGAAGCTCTACGCACTGCGGGACGTCACCGGCACGGTCGAGTCGATCCCGCTGATTGCTTCGTCGATCATGAGCAAGAAGATCGCCGAGGGCACGGGTGCGCTGGTGCTGGACGTCAAGGTCGGGTCCGGTGCCTTCATGAAGACCCAGACCGACGCGGCCGAGCTGGCGCAGACGATGGTCGCCCTCGGTACGGACGCCGGCGTGAAAACCGTTGCGCTCCTGACCGACATGTCGACTCCCTTGGGTCTGACCGCCGGCAACGCACTGGAGGTCGCCGAGTCGGTGGAGGTGCTGGCCGGGGGAGGACCGGCCGACGTGGTCGAGCTGACCGTTGCGTTGGCCCGGGAGATGTTGCAGGCGGCCGGTGTCGATGAGGATCCGGCGCCTGCCCTGGTTGACGGTCGGGCGATGGACGTCTGGCGCAGGATGATTGCGGCACAGGGCGGCTCGCCGGACGCGCCGTTGCCGGTCGCTCGGGAGTCGCACGTCGTCACCGCGCCGAGTTCGGGCACGCTGACCCGCCTGGATGCGCTGGCGGTCGGTGTGGCCGCCTGGCGACTGGGTGCCGGCCGGGCACGCAAGGAGGACGTGGTCCAAGCCGGAGCCGGTGTCGTGATCCACGCCAAGCCGGGCGACCCGGTGACGTCGGGCCAACC
- a CDS encoding cytidine deaminase, with protein MTAVDWDALTARAVEAMRTAYAPYSQFPVGVAGLVDDGRIVSGCNVENASYGVGLCAECGMVSSLIATGGGRLVAVSCVDARGVSLMPCGRCRQLLWEHGGASCLLLTPEGVLPMSDVLPQAFGGEDLAAVRGESTHG; from the coding sequence ATGACCGCGGTCGACTGGGACGCGCTCACCGCCAGAGCCGTCGAAGCGATGCGGACCGCCTACGCGCCGTACTCCCAATTCCCTGTCGGGGTGGCTGGTCTGGTCGACGACGGCCGGATCGTGAGCGGCTGCAACGTGGAGAACGCGTCGTACGGCGTGGGGCTGTGTGCCGAGTGCGGCATGGTCTCCTCGTTGATCGCCACCGGCGGCGGACGCTTGGTGGCCGTGTCCTGCGTGGACGCTCGCGGGGTGTCGTTGATGCCGTGCGGCCGGTGCCGCCAACTGTTGTGGGAGCACGGCGGCGCATCCTGCTTGCTGCTCACGCCCGAAGGTGTGCTGCCGATGTCCGATGTGTTGCCGCAGGCCTTCGGTGGCGAGGACCTGGCGGCCGTGCGCGGGGAATCAACTCATGGCTGA
- a CDS encoding ABC transporter permease encodes MSIDTAPAPTSPPVSSQARALWSNRWVSIPLVILGGVFIMSVLRVVTGANDMNSSGAIGAALGLAVPIAMAGLGGLWSERAGIVNIGLEGMMIMGTWSAAYFALNWGAWAGVLGAIIGGAIGGALHALATVVFTVDQIVSGVAINIIGLGVTKYLADRVFGRMEGGGPTQSPGLPDLPTVTLPGSNFLATVEKHHWFFISDLAGMIGGLITNLSVLTIIAIVLVVASVFLLWRTRFGLRLRSCGENPWAAETLGVKVNLYKFIAVLISGGLAGLGGGFLAMVASSNYIEGQTGGRGYIGLAAMIFGNWNPLGMAAGALLFGYTDAIQLRGGGTTVHALLLLLAVIVLLVGVWQIVRRHRYWRGVIAVVIGAALLAIYFTTDTIPTQLTSTTPYVTTLLVMALASQRLRMPKADGQIYHKGEAG; translated from the coding sequence ATGAGCATCGACACCGCGCCCGCGCCCACCTCACCGCCGGTCTCGAGCCAGGCCCGCGCCCTGTGGTCCAACCGGTGGGTCTCGATCCCACTGGTCATCCTCGGCGGAGTCTTCATCATGTCCGTTCTGCGGGTGGTCACCGGCGCCAACGACATGAACTCCTCGGGTGCCATCGGCGCGGCTCTGGGCCTCGCCGTACCCATCGCCATGGCCGGTCTGGGCGGTCTGTGGTCGGAGCGCGCCGGCATCGTCAACATCGGCCTCGAAGGCATGATGATCATGGGCACCTGGAGCGCGGCGTACTTCGCGTTGAACTGGGGTGCCTGGGCCGGTGTGCTCGGCGCCATCATCGGTGGCGCGATCGGTGGTGCCCTGCACGCTTTGGCCACCGTCGTCTTCACCGTCGACCAGATCGTCTCCGGTGTCGCGATCAACATCATCGGTCTCGGCGTGACCAAGTATCTGGCCGACCGCGTCTTCGGCCGGATGGAAGGTGGTGGCCCGACGCAGTCCCCGGGACTGCCCGACCTACCGACCGTGACGCTGCCCGGGTCGAACTTCCTGGCGACGGTCGAGAAGCACCACTGGTTCTTCATCTCCGACCTGGCCGGCATGATCGGCGGATTGATCACCAACCTGTCGGTGCTCACCATCATCGCCATCGTGCTGGTCGTCGCGTCGGTCTTCCTGCTGTGGCGCACGCGGTTCGGTCTTCGACTGCGCTCCTGCGGTGAAAACCCCTGGGCGGCAGAGACCCTGGGCGTCAAGGTGAATCTCTACAAGTTCATCGCGGTGCTCATCTCCGGTGGTCTGGCCGGACTCGGTGGCGGCTTCCTGGCCATGGTCGCTTCCAGCAACTACATCGAAGGACAGACCGGCGGCCGCGGATACATCGGTCTGGCCGCGATGATCTTCGGTAACTGGAACCCGCTCGGAATGGCCGCCGGCGCCTTGCTGTTCGGCTACACCGATGCCATCCAGTTGCGTGGTGGTGGCACCACGGTGCACGCGCTGTTGTTGCTGCTGGCCGTCATCGTCCTGCTGGTCGGTGTGTGGCAGATCGTGCGCCGGCACCGGTACTGGCGCGGGGTGATCGCTGTGGTCATCGGTGCGGCGTTGCTCGCGATCTACTTCACCACGGACACCATCCCGACCCAGTTGACCTCGACCACGCCGTACGTCACCACCTTGTTGGTGATGGCGCTGGCCTCGCAACGATTGCGAATGCCCAAGGCCGACGGGCAGATCTACCACAAGGGAGAAGCCGGATGA
- a CDS encoding ABC transporter permease, with protein MNRWRRLGLNLAAPLLAIIVAVIVTSIILVLSGDPVGPVWKVFLSSPVEGAWARMLNDTAAFYLSGIAVAIGFRMNLFNIGVDGQYRVAAFAAAVLAGQAWLPGWLNVIAAILLAMLVGALWAGIAAVLKTARGVSEVISTIMLNAIATGLVAWLLTKVQADNAGSNSTGTKPIPESSHVPALPFLQTNISNIYGLSLLAVLIGLAYWFVVSRTRFGFDLRAAGQSDDAARASGIDVKRTAIIAMLLSGAVAGLVGLPALFGNDYQYGTTSQAGLGFTGIAVALIGRNHPVGVAFGAFLWAYLANQADSLQINAGVSVALVNIIQGIMVLAVVIAYELVRRLGVRMEQRQVAADLAAPSEPVGAQA; from the coding sequence ATGAACCGTTGGCGCCGTCTGGGCCTGAACCTCGCCGCACCGCTGCTGGCGATCATCGTCGCCGTGATCGTCACCTCGATCATCCTGGTGTTGTCCGGTGACCCGGTCGGCCCGGTCTGGAAGGTGTTCCTGTCCAGTCCCGTCGAAGGAGCCTGGGCGCGGATGCTCAACGACACGGCGGCCTTCTACCTCTCGGGTATCGCGGTGGCCATCGGCTTCCGGATGAATCTGTTCAACATCGGTGTCGACGGGCAGTACCGCGTGGCGGCGTTCGCGGCCGCGGTGCTGGCCGGTCAGGCCTGGCTGCCCGGCTGGCTCAACGTCATCGCGGCGATCCTGCTGGCGATGCTGGTCGGCGCCCTGTGGGCCGGCATCGCCGCGGTGCTCAAAACCGCCCGCGGCGTCTCGGAAGTCATCTCCACGATCATGCTGAACGCCATCGCCACCGGTCTGGTGGCGTGGCTGCTGACCAAGGTGCAGGCCGACAACGCGGGCAGCAACTCCACCGGGACCAAACCGATCCCGGAGAGTTCGCACGTGCCGGCGCTGCCCTTCCTGCAGACCAACATCAGCAACATCTACGGTCTGTCCCTGCTCGCCGTACTCATCGGACTCGCCTACTGGTTCGTGGTCTCGCGCACTCGCTTCGGCTTCGACCTGCGCGCCGCCGGACAGTCTGACGACGCGGCCCGGGCCAGCGGTATCGACGTCAAGCGCACGGCGATCATCGCGATGTTGCTGTCGGGTGCGGTCGCCGGATTGGTCGGTCTGCCAGCGCTGTTCGGCAACGACTACCAGTACGGCACCACCAGCCAGGCAGGTCTGGGCTTCACCGGAATCGCGGTGGCCCTGATCGGGCGCAACCACCCCGTCGGGGTCGCGTTCGGTGCGTTCCTCTGGGCGTATCTGGCCAACCAGGCCGACAGCCTGCAGATCAACGCCGGGGTCAGCGTGGCCCTGGTCAACATCATCCAAGGAATCATGGTGCTGGCGGTCGTCATCGCCTACGAGTTGGTGCGCCGACTCGGGGTGCGGATGGAGCAACGACAAGTCGCGGCTGACCTGGCCGCACCGAGCGAACCGGTGGGGGCCCAGGCATGA
- a CDS encoding ABC transporter ATP-binding protein — protein sequence MSSAEAPPAVELRGITKRFPGVVANKDIDITVKAGTIHAIVGENGAGKSTLMKILYGVQKPDEGTIAVNGEQVEFASPADAIAHGIGMVFQHFKLADNFTVTENVVLGAEKLHGIGTGARDEIQRISTAYGLHVNPDVMVDRLGVGARQRVEILKVLYRGAKIIILDEPTAVLVPQEVDELFANLGQLKAQGFTIIFISHKLDEVRQVADTITVIRRGTTVATVDPTSVTSRELAELMVGSALPTPQTEESTVTDEVVLSVAGLNLPSAEGGSPLLTDVDLVIHAGEVLGIAGVEGNGQAELVETIMGIHVPSSGSVTLLGKDLAGWSTRAIREAGVGYIPEDRHRHGLLLESPLWENRILGHQTEAPMAKGWLIDAGAARADTERIVTEYDVRTPSIDVTAESLSGGNQQKLIIGREMAHSPKVLIAAHPTRGVDVGAQAAIWDHIKQARREGLAVLLISADLDELMGLSDTIRVILRGRLSGTFDPATVTPQDLGAAMTGADSSKGAA from the coding sequence ATGAGTTCCGCAGAAGCCCCACCCGCGGTCGAGTTGCGTGGCATCACCAAGCGATTCCCCGGTGTCGTCGCCAACAAGGACATCGACATCACCGTCAAGGCCGGCACGATCCACGCCATCGTCGGGGAGAACGGCGCCGGTAAGTCGACGCTGATGAAGATCCTGTACGGCGTGCAGAAGCCGGACGAGGGCACCATCGCCGTCAACGGTGAGCAGGTGGAGTTCGCCAGCCCCGCCGACGCGATCGCGCACGGCATCGGCATGGTGTTCCAGCACTTCAAGCTGGCTGACAACTTCACCGTCACCGAGAACGTCGTCCTCGGCGCGGAGAAACTGCACGGCATCGGCACTGGTGCGCGTGACGAGATCCAACGGATCTCCACGGCGTACGGGCTGCACGTCAATCCGGACGTGATGGTCGACCGGCTCGGCGTCGGTGCGCGTCAGCGGGTCGAGATCCTCAAGGTGCTCTACCGCGGCGCCAAGATCATCATCCTGGACGAGCCGACCGCGGTCCTGGTGCCACAGGAAGTCGACGAACTCTTCGCCAACCTCGGCCAGCTCAAGGCCCAGGGCTTCACCATCATCTTCATCTCCCACAAACTCGACGAGGTCCGCCAGGTCGCCGACACGATCACGGTCATCCGGCGCGGCACCACCGTGGCAACGGTCGACCCGACGTCGGTCACCTCACGCGAACTCGCGGAGTTGATGGTCGGTTCGGCCCTGCCGACCCCGCAGACGGAGGAGTCGACCGTCACCGACGAGGTGGTGCTGTCCGTCGCCGGTCTGAATCTTCCCTCGGCAGAGGGCGGTTCGCCGCTGCTGACCGATGTCGACCTGGTCATCCACGCCGGTGAGGTGCTCGGCATCGCCGGCGTCGAGGGCAACGGCCAGGCAGAGTTGGTCGAGACGATCATGGGCATCCATGTGCCGTCCTCCGGCAGCGTGACGCTGCTGGGCAAGGACCTGGCCGGCTGGTCCACGCGGGCGATCCGTGAGGCCGGGGTGGGTTACATCCCCGAGGACCGGCACCGGCACGGCCTGCTGCTGGAAAGCCCGCTGTGGGAGAACCGCATCCTCGGTCACCAGACCGAGGCTCCGATGGCCAAGGGCTGGCTGATCGATGCGGGTGCCGCCCGTGCCGACACCGAGCGCATCGTGACCGAGTACGACGTGCGCACCCCCTCGATCGACGTCACCGCCGAGTCGCTGTCCGGCGGTAACCAGCAGAAGCTCATCATCGGCCGGGAGATGGCGCATTCGCCCAAGGTGTTGATCGCCGCCCATCCGACCCGTGGCGTCGATGTCGGCGCGCAGGCCGCGATCTGGGACCACATCAAACAAGCTCGCCGCGAGGGTCTGGCGGTGCTGCTGATCTCGGCCGACCTCGATGAGTTGATGGGCCTGTCCGACACGATCCGGGTGATCCTGCGCGGCCGGCTATCCGGCACGTTCGACCCCGCTACGGTCACCCCCCAGGATCTGGGTGCGGCCATGACCGGTGCTGATTCCAGCAAGGGAGCTGCCTGA
- a CDS encoding BMP family lipoprotein: protein MQTLKKIATTSAVAALAIGMAACGSNSTSGSSPSGTATGTGTGTAGASSLKVGMAYDVGGRGDHSFNDSAAAGLDEAEKKFGITPTEVTANSTDNDATRVQRLQQLAQNGNKAIVAVGFSYAAAVGKVAKQFPNVDFAIIDDASDASKGDNIDQITFTEQEGSFLAGVAAASTSKSGHIGFVGGVQNALIQKFQAGYQAGAKYVNPNVKIDVTYLTQPPDFSGFADPAKGKTAATGMFQNGADVVYAAAGKSGDGVFQAAKAAGAGHWAIGVDSDQALTADASVRDVILTSMVKGVNVGVFNFLTRVHDGTFKGGNTVYGLKDKGVYLSTTGGHIDGLKDKLAEVEAKITSGEIKVPSTV, encoded by the coding sequence GTGCAGACCCTGAAGAAAATCGCGACAACTTCCGCTGTCGCTGCCCTCGCGATCGGCATGGCCGCGTGTGGCTCCAACTCCACCAGTGGCTCGTCGCCGTCGGGCACCGCCACCGGCACGGGGACCGGCACCGCCGGTGCCAGCAGCCTGAAGGTGGGGATGGCCTACGACGTGGGTGGTCGTGGTGACCACTCCTTCAACGACTCCGCCGCGGCGGGTCTTGACGAGGCCGAGAAGAAATTCGGTATCACCCCGACCGAAGTGACCGCCAACTCCACCGACAACGACGCCACGCGGGTGCAGCGCCTGCAGCAGCTGGCGCAGAACGGTAACAAGGCCATCGTCGCGGTCGGCTTCAGCTACGCCGCCGCGGTCGGCAAGGTCGCCAAGCAGTTCCCGAACGTCGACTTCGCGATCATCGACGACGCCTCGGACGCTTCCAAGGGCGACAACATCGACCAGATCACCTTCACCGAGCAGGAAGGCTCCTTCCTCGCCGGTGTCGCGGCCGCCAGCACCTCCAAGTCCGGTCACATCGGCTTCGTCGGTGGTGTCCAGAACGCGCTGATCCAGAAGTTCCAGGCCGGCTACCAGGCGGGCGCCAAGTACGTGAACCCGAACGTCAAGATCGACGTCACCTACCTGACCCAGCCGCCGGACTTCAGCGGATTCGCCGACCCGGCCAAGGGCAAGACGGCCGCCACCGGCATGTTCCAGAACGGCGCCGACGTGGTGTACGCCGCAGCCGGTAAGTCCGGTGACGGTGTGTTCCAGGCCGCCAAGGCCGCCGGTGCGGGTCACTGGGCGATCGGTGTGGACTCCGACCAGGCACTGACCGCCGACGCGTCGGTGCGCGATGTCATCCTGACGTCCATGGTCAAGGGCGTGAACGTCGGTGTGTTCAACTTCCTGACCCGGGTGCACGACGGCACGTTCAAGGGTGGCAACACGGTCTACGGCCTCAAGGACAAGGGTGTCTACCTGTCCACGACCGGTGGTCACATTGATGGCCTGAAGGACAAGTTGGCCGAGGTCGAAGCCAAGATCACCTCTGGTGAGATCAAGGTGCCCAGCACTGTCTGA
- a CDS encoding RCC1 domain-containing protein encodes MPQWTVPVPEVDRRTLVRGAAWSAPVLLVGATALPASASPLSDPQIVATTCFGTVTRCATVPAGTVTFTAYVGPNVAPAGSSVTITLPDGLSFISGSSPQTVAVGANGVVSVPAFKAAGAAGAYSIQASFTNAGTTVTAACTGTVTAAPGGVVGITRSVGGSTAVPTISTTPVPSITTGATGATSGDNNGRNTAIVTSDGSVKYWGENLTGTTTAPNTLGVVTGATEVSVWTSTSSTAAGGAVRTSGNSVYQFYTSGGTAPTVLAVNGITGTVLDVQATQGYGYALTTNGLYYWTTATGTTAPTASLMAGTAGNTITRFSAFGAGGALVKAGQVCTWTAPAATGTPLTCGTGNPSAVTQIQAFAGNSTQGAILLALTATGDLYARGPAVNSTAWVLYASNVATFDGWGVGGSGTSYTGGVYVTTSGATYQFMSINGNKQGGPSLLTTLAGKSITQVFASDGTYLALASNGTVYAWGGNLDTGRGDPTLQSAVTNAADLEVWGYHVGGGNFYGGGYVITGQPC; translated from the coding sequence ATGCCTCAGTGGACCGTGCCGGTGCCCGAGGTTGACCGGCGCACCCTGGTCCGCGGCGCAGCGTGGAGCGCCCCGGTGCTCCTGGTGGGTGCAACCGCCCTGCCGGCGTCAGCTTCGCCGTTGTCCGACCCGCAAATCGTCGCCACGACCTGCTTTGGAACGGTGACCCGCTGCGCGACGGTGCCGGCCGGCACCGTGACCTTCACCGCCTATGTGGGTCCGAACGTCGCTCCGGCCGGCTCGAGCGTCACGATCACCTTGCCGGATGGTCTGTCCTTCATCAGCGGTTCCAGCCCGCAAACGGTCGCGGTCGGCGCGAACGGCGTGGTCAGTGTCCCCGCGTTCAAAGCCGCCGGCGCAGCAGGCGCGTACTCGATCCAGGCATCCTTCACCAACGCGGGCACGACGGTCACCGCGGCCTGCACCGGCACGGTCACTGCCGCACCCGGCGGCGTCGTCGGGATCACCCGGTCAGTGGGCGGCAGTACGGCGGTCCCGACCATCAGTACCACCCCCGTGCCCTCGATCACGACCGGAGCCACCGGTGCTACCTCCGGTGACAACAACGGCCGCAACACCGCCATCGTCACCTCCGATGGCAGCGTCAAGTACTGGGGCGAGAACCTGACGGGGACGACCACAGCGCCGAACACGTTGGGTGTCGTCACGGGCGCTACAGAGGTGAGCGTCTGGACCAGCACGAGCAGCACAGCTGCTGGTGGCGCCGTCCGGACGAGCGGCAATAGCGTGTACCAGTTCTACACCTCCGGCGGGACCGCACCCACCGTTCTGGCGGTCAACGGGATCACTGGAACCGTGCTCGATGTCCAGGCCACCCAGGGATACGGGTACGCGCTGACGACGAACGGGCTGTATTACTGGACGACCGCGACCGGTACGACGGCCCCGACCGCGAGCCTGATGGCTGGAACCGCGGGCAACACGATCACCCGGTTCAGTGCGTTCGGCGCGGGCGGCGCGCTGGTCAAGGCTGGTCAGGTCTGCACCTGGACCGCGCCCGCCGCGACCGGCACACCGCTGACGTGCGGCACCGGTAACCCCTCCGCAGTGACGCAGATCCAAGCTTTCGCTGGCAACAGCACCCAGGGCGCTATTTTGCTGGCGCTCACCGCCACGGGTGACTTGTACGCGCGCGGCCCGGCGGTCAACTCCACCGCCTGGGTCCTCTACGCCTCCAATGTGGCGACCTTCGACGGCTGGGGTGTCGGCGGCTCGGGCACCAGCTACACCGGTGGCGTCTATGTGACCACCAGTGGTGCGACGTACCAGTTCATGTCGATCAACGGCAACAAACAGGGTGGTCCCTCGTTGCTCACCACGCTGGCTGGCAAGTCCATCACGCAGGTGTTCGCCTCAGACGGCACCTACCTGGCGCTGGCCTCGAACGGCACCGTCTATGCCTGGGGCGGCAACCTCGACACCGGCCGTGGTGATCCGACCCTGCAGTCCGCGGTGACCAACGCGGCGGATCTGGAGGTCTGGGGATACCACGTGGGCGGCGGCAACTTCTACGGCGGCGGCTACGTGATCACCGGTCAGCCCTGCTGA